From a single Bacillus marinisedimentorum genomic region:
- a CDS encoding response regulator: protein MMSGKPEKIGVLLIEDDPMVQEVNRQFIEQVQGFEVIGIGSDGAKGLALAKEKRPDLVLLDIFMPEQDGIAVLQQFRTGSIDVDVIVVTAANDGETIRKMLQNGAVDYIIKPFTFDRLKKSLENYRLYVEQFSGEEAVSQQQIDRWLSANAAGDEEGETVIVEEAEDLPKGLNRQTLKQVMLFLMNQDKSVSAEETAQAIGIARVTARRYLDYFEKIGKVELDIQYGGVGRPVNRYQLQV, encoded by the coding sequence ATGATGAGCGGCAAACCGGAAAAAATCGGCGTCTTGTTAATTGAAGATGATCCGATGGTCCAGGAAGTGAACAGGCAGTTCATTGAACAGGTGCAGGGCTTTGAAGTGATCGGAATCGGCAGTGACGGGGCGAAAGGCCTTGCCCTGGCGAAGGAAAAACGGCCGGATCTCGTCCTGCTTGATATTTTTATGCCCGAGCAGGATGGAATCGCGGTTCTGCAGCAGTTCCGAACAGGAAGCATCGATGTCGATGTCATTGTTGTCACTGCCGCCAACGACGGGGAGACAATCCGGAAAATGCTGCAAAACGGCGCCGTTGATTATATCATCAAACCCTTTACGTTCGACAGGCTGAAGAAGTCGCTTGAAAATTATCGCCTATATGTGGAACAGTTCTCGGGAGAAGAAGCCGTTTCCCAGCAGCAAATCGACCGGTGGCTGTCTGCGAATGCCGCCGGTGACGAAGAAGGGGAAACGGTGATTGTGGAAGAAGCCGAAGATCTTCCAAAAGGGCTGAACAGGCAAACGCTGAAACAGGTGATGCTTTTTTTGATGAACCAGGACAAGTCCGTTTCAGCGGAAGAGACAGCACAGGCGATCGGCATTGCCCGGGTGACGGCACGCAGGTATCTCGATTACTTTGAAAAGATCGGAAAAGTCGAGCTTGACATCCAGTACGGCGGGGTGGGCCGTCCTGTCAATAGGTATCAATTGCAGGTTTAG
- a CDS encoding DUF1850 domain-containing protein, translating into MKRIWLMLAALFLLLAGLAVLRFDMLTVSQEDELFYAAPVKGEGQFSIRWVHSVEKEEWEEFFRLGDEEIIIDSTRFKTFGAGVPSDAGSGSFIKDGWVYMVDIDRPIGETLVIRTGEETSHRLIQNENKFVFPSGSDAYEIKKESLSVFQYAVYRLTHL; encoded by the coding sequence ATGAAAAGGATTTGGCTGATGCTGGCCGCTCTCTTTCTTCTCCTGGCGGGCCTGGCGGTTCTTCGGTTCGATATGCTTACCGTTAGTCAGGAAGATGAGCTGTTTTATGCTGCCCCTGTAAAAGGGGAAGGGCAATTCTCCATCCGGTGGGTCCATTCGGTTGAGAAAGAGGAGTGGGAAGAGTTTTTCAGGCTGGGTGATGAGGAAATCATTATCGATTCCACGCGGTTCAAAACGTTTGGAGCCGGGGTGCCGAGTGATGCGGGGAGCGGCTCCTTCATAAAGGACGGCTGGGTTTATATGGTGGACATTGACCGGCCGATCGGGGAAACGCTCGTCATCCGCACCGGGGAGGAAACATCTCATCGGCTGATTCAGAACGAAAACAAGTTTGTGTTTCCGTCCGGATCGGATGCTTACGAGATAAAAAAAGAATCACTTTCTGTATTTCAATATGCAGTGTATAGACTGACGCATTTGTGA
- a CDS encoding TAXI family TRAP transporter solute-binding subunit translates to MKKRLAFILVLAFTMLLAACGGGGGGDQAENGEGGGDSGEGGGAEAQSLVFGTGGTSGTYYPIGGALKPIFEENELVENVTVESTGASVANIQNIQDGLNQIAIIMSDVGFDAVEGKGQFEDGKVEVQAIAGMYQNVVQIVALKDSGIESVEDLKGKKVGVGKVGSGVEQSAKKVFEAVDMTYDDLAKVTHTGYADSVQEMKNGNLDAAFFTSGVPNSNITDLMQQTDVNFVEIKGDVADKLMEKYPFYKSNTIPAGDEAKYNLEEEVQTVGIQNALIASPDLSEELVYQLTKSFYDYLGNPDEVSVGALKQFDRDNMGNGLVMPLHPGAKKFYEENDLLK, encoded by the coding sequence TTGAAAAAACGATTGGCATTCATTTTAGTGCTGGCGTTCACAATGCTGCTTGCGGCCTGCGGAGGCGGCGGTGGCGGTGACCAGGCCGAAAACGGTGAAGGCGGGGGTGACAGCGGAGAAGGCGGCGGAGCTGAAGCGCAGTCACTCGTATTCGGTACAGGGGGAACGTCTGGTACGTACTATCCGATTGGCGGCGCATTGAAGCCGATATTTGAGGAAAACGAGCTTGTCGAAAATGTAACCGTTGAATCTACTGGCGCTTCTGTCGCCAACATCCAGAACATCCAGGATGGGTTGAACCAGATTGCCATCATTATGAGTGATGTAGGATTCGACGCAGTGGAAGGCAAGGGCCAATTTGAAGACGGCAAGGTAGAAGTCCAGGCGATTGCCGGCATGTACCAGAATGTCGTTCAGATTGTTGCGCTGAAAGACAGCGGCATTGAATCCGTTGAAGACTTGAAAGGCAAAAAGGTCGGTGTCGGAAAAGTCGGCTCAGGCGTTGAACAAAGCGCGAAAAAGGTTTTTGAAGCCGTCGACATGACGTATGACGACCTTGCAAAAGTGACGCATACCGGTTATGCGGACAGTGTGCAGGAAATGAAAAACGGCAACCTTGATGCAGCTTTCTTCACATCCGGCGTGCCGAACAGCAACATCACCGACTTGATGCAGCAGACGGATGTCAACTTCGTGGAAATCAAGGGCGATGTTGCAGACAAGCTGATGGAGAAATATCCGTTCTATAAGAGCAACACAATCCCTGCGGGTGATGAAGCGAAGTACAACCTTGAAGAAGAAGTGCAGACAGTGGGTATCCAGAATGCACTTATTGCTTCACCTGATCTTTCCGAAGAGCTTGTCTACCAGCTGACAAAGAGTTTCTATGATTATCTCGGCAATCCGGATGAAGTTTCAGTCGGAGCGCTGAAACAGTTTGACCGTGATAATATGGGCAACGGCCTGGTCATGCCGCTTCACCCGGGCGCCAAGAAATTTTATGAAGAAAACGATCTTCTGAAGTAA
- a CDS encoding ATP-binding protein, with the protein MSLSRIPLSRKIMILSFGVVLFSLLIGGIILIGNIYNQREQELGERGLITGRIVANLPETEEYMKASKGWEQLNPVVDRIRTINRADYITVLDMNRIRYSHPVKSRLGTVSSGKDEGAAFAQHSYVSKAKGDSGVAVRSFVPIMDENQEQIGVVIVGNMMPSLFDILQSIRREILLTGLLTLLFGVIGSWMLARHIKKQTFQLEPHEIAGLLVERTAIFQAMNEGIIAVDREEKIVVFNDKAKMMLGIEKDVAGRSFHDVIKEPGVSEKLLNGPVLDHEMVRIGEKVVMATRVPITVEGERTGEVIVAVDRTEMARLAEELTGVKAFVDALRVQNHEHMNKLHTLAGLIQLDQKDKALDYVFSEAGRQEKLSGMLTKNIKDYSIAGLLLSKVSRGQELGISVRIDTHSRLLEYPRLLDRHDFVIMLGNLIENAFDALKGSGKKEKVIDISIEQDEEICSLSVEDNGKGMDEAEVKSIFKKGFTTKAEAGGSGIGLYLINKIVEKGAGEIEVESHPGEGTRFALTFPMEMEGKHDERQTGKNRRLVN; encoded by the coding sequence ATGTCATTAAGCAGGATTCCGTTAAGCCGCAAGATTATGATACTGTCATTCGGTGTAGTTCTCTTTTCGCTGTTGATTGGCGGAATTATTCTGATCGGCAATATTTATAACCAGAGAGAACAGGAGCTGGGCGAGCGCGGATTGATCACCGGCAGGATTGTCGCCAATTTGCCGGAAACAGAGGAATACATGAAGGCTTCAAAGGGCTGGGAACAGCTGAATCCTGTCGTCGATCGGATCCGGACGATCAACCGGGCCGACTACATCACGGTTCTTGATATGAACAGGATCCGGTATTCCCATCCGGTGAAGAGCCGGCTCGGAACGGTTTCATCCGGAAAAGATGAAGGGGCGGCGTTTGCCCAGCACAGCTATGTGTCAAAGGCGAAAGGCGACAGCGGTGTGGCTGTCCGCTCGTTCGTGCCGATCATGGATGAAAACCAGGAACAGATCGGGGTTGTCATTGTCGGCAATATGATGCCATCGCTGTTTGACATCCTGCAGTCGATCCGGCGCGAAATCCTTTTAACCGGCCTGTTGACCCTGCTGTTCGGCGTAATCGGCTCATGGATGCTAGCCAGGCATATCAAAAAGCAGACGTTCCAGCTTGAACCGCACGAGATCGCCGGGCTGTTAGTTGAACGGACGGCGATTTTCCAGGCGATGAATGAAGGGATCATTGCCGTTGACCGTGAGGAAAAGATTGTCGTATTCAATGATAAGGCGAAAATGATGTTAGGAATTGAAAAAGATGTGGCCGGCCGCAGTTTTCATGATGTCATCAAGGAGCCGGGCGTGAGCGAAAAGCTTCTGAATGGGCCTGTCCTGGATCATGAGATGGTGCGGATCGGCGAGAAGGTTGTGATGGCGACGCGGGTTCCGATAACGGTGGAAGGCGAGCGGACAGGTGAAGTGATCGTTGCTGTCGACCGGACGGAGATGGCGCGGCTTGCCGAAGAGCTGACAGGTGTGAAGGCATTCGTTGATGCGCTCCGTGTCCAAAACCATGAGCATATGAACAAACTGCACACGCTGGCCGGCTTGATCCAGCTGGACCAGAAGGATAAAGCGCTCGATTACGTGTTCAGTGAAGCGGGCCGCCAGGAAAAGCTGTCGGGGATGCTGACGAAAAACATCAAAGACTACAGCATTGCCGGTTTGCTGCTCAGCAAGGTGAGCAGAGGGCAGGAGCTCGGCATTTCCGTCAGGATCGACACCCACAGCAGGCTGCTTGAATACCCGCGGCTTTTGGACCGCCATGATTTTGTCATCATGCTCGGCAATTTAATTGAAAATGCATTTGATGCTTTGAAGGGTAGTGGAAAAAAGGAAAAAGTGATCGACATTTCAATAGAGCAGGATGAGGAGATATGCAGCCTGTCAGTGGAAGATAACGGCAAAGGGATGGACGAAGCGGAAGTCAAATCGATTTTTAAAAAGGGTTTTACGACGAAAGCGGAGGCAGGCGGCTCCGGGATCGGCCTTTATTTGATAAATAAGATTGTTGAAAAGGGTGCCGGTGAAATAGAAGTGGAATCGCATCCGGGAGAGGGCACGCGATTCGCACTGACATTCCCGATGGAGATGGAGGGGAAACATGATGAGCGGCAAACCGGAAAAAATCGGCGTCTTGTTAATTGA